The following DNA comes from Bacteroidota bacterium.
GGGCGCAACCGGTGATCTGCAGGATGAAGAAGAAAAACACTGGATGAATAAAAAGGCAATGGACGCGCTTGCTTATGAAAAATTTCCGGAAACAGATTCATTCCCAAAGTCAGATGCACAGGTAAAGACAATTCATTACAAACAGAACAACATTCATGATTTCGCATGGTTTTGCGACAAGCGTTATAATGTTATGAAAAGCGAAGTGGACCTGCCTCATACACATCGTAAAGTAACTACCTGGGCCTTGTTTACAAACTCAGAGGCCCGCACATGGAAGAATGCCACACAATATATCAACGATGCTTTATACCACTATTCACTCTGGAACGGCGACTATCCATATAACAATTGCACCGCGGTTGACGGAGCTTTGAGCGCGGGGGGAGGGATGGAATATCCCACCATCACCATTATAGGAGAAACACGAAGTGCGTTTGCACTCGATAATGTGATCACCCATGAGGTAGGACACAACTGGTTCTACGGAATACTCGGAAGCAATGAACGTATGCATGCCTGGATGGATGAAGGGATAAACACATTCAATGAATCCCGATATATGCAGAAAAAATATCCGGACGCGACGATTACCTCGGAGGGCAAACCGAAACACGACCTGCTTGACCTTTCCCGCTATCCCCGTAAACATGAAGGATATCTGATCTATGCATTCTCCGCGACCGTAAAACTTGATGAGCCATGCGATCAACCTGCAGAACAATATTCGAAGATCAATTATGCCGGCGATGTTTATTCCAAAACCGGGATGGCATTTAATTACCTGATGGCTTACCTGGGAGAAGATGTGATGGACAAAGCCATGCAGCAATATTTTGAAACCTGGAAATTCCGACACCCTCAACCAAACGATCTCAAAAAAATTCTTGAAGAAGTAAGCGGGAAAGAACTTGGCTGGTTCTTTGAAGATCTTATAAAAACAACAAAGAAACTCGATTATAAAATAATGTCATACAAACAGCTGAACAATGGTTCATTTGACATTGTATTGAAAAATACAGGAGAGATAAAGTCTCCCGTATCTATTTGCGGCATCATTGATGGTAAATTAAGAGCGCAGGTATGGTACGATGGATTCACGGGTGAACAAACAGTAGGATTTCCTCCGGGCAAATTCGATGCATTCAAAATTGATTTTTCCGAGAACATGCCCGAAATAAACAGGAACAACAATACTATTCGTACACACGGCCTGTTCAAAAAAACCGAACCATTGAAGCCGCAGCTCTTTGTAAGTCTCGACAACCCTGACAAAACACAAATGTTCTTCACTCCTGTAATGGGCTGGAATAATTACAACAAGTCGATGCTGGGAGTGGCATTTTACAACATTACAGTTCCCGAAAAGCGATTTGAATATGCACTGCTGCCTATGTATGGATTCGGGAACCGGGAGCTGGCGGGTTATGGAAGTATGTATGCTAATTTTTATCCGGATAAATTAGTTCAGAGAATAAGTATTGGTGCCAATGCCGCACGATTCGCGTATTCCGATCATCCATTCACTCTGAATTTCAATAAAGTTGCCCCACAAATAGAATTTATTTTTAGGAACAGATCGTCGAGAAATCCGATCAAACAATCGATCAAACTCCGTAGCGTAAATATATTCATAGATACGTATACAGCTGATCACAAATTCTCGCCGCCCATATATAGTCCTGATAATGAAAGTTACACGATAAACCAGGTACTATTTACCCGTGAAAATACAAGAGTTATAAATCCTTTCTCTCTGATCATAGATCTGCAGCAATCTATTGATTTCATTAAAACATCTATAGAAGCGAAATATGAAATAACATTGAAAGGCAAAAACAAAAGCATCGATTTGCGTTTTTTCGCGGGCTCCTTTCTTGATAACTCAAGTCCGAATGCCGGCCTATACCGCTTCAGAACCAGCGGATGGACCGGTTCACAGGACTATATGTATGATCATATTTTCCCGGGCCGCACTGAAGGCTCCGGGCTATTGTCACAGCAATTTGTTGAACGGGATGGAGGATTTAAAACACTTGCTTTTGTAGGTCAGACCGTACAATGGCTGACAACAGTAAATATTAAATCTTCAATTCCAGGCATACTGCCCATTCGTTTATACGGGGATATTGGTATAACAGCCGATGATGCACGGTTAAATAATACCGTTTTATATGATGCGGGCATTGATCTGAGTATCATAAAAAATGTTTGCGAGATCTACTTTCCTCTTGTACTCTGCGACGATTTCAAAACCACATTTGATGTGAATAATATAAAATATAGCGAGCGAATTCGCTTCACATTGAACATCAATTTGCTGAATCCGATTACCTTTATAAAGAACTTTAAGATCTGAACAAAGATGGCTCTCTCTATAAATAGCAGGGAGTGTACAGAACGAGGATGAAAAAAATATATTTCGCATCGGATTTTCATTTAGGCATTCCCAATTATGAAGCCAGCCTTGTGCGTGAAAAAAAACTCGTGCAATGGCTGAATGAAATAAAAGACGATGCCGGTGAAATATATTTGATGGGTGACCTGTTTGATTTCTGGTTCGAATATAAAAGTGTAGTGCCTAAAGGTTATATACGCTTATTAGGCAAACTGGCAGAGCTTACGGATGCCGGTATTAAAATCAACCTGTTCACCGGCAATCACGACATGTGGCTGTTTGACTACCTTCCGAAAGAACTGAATGTAGTTGTATGCAGAGACGTGATACAACGTGAATACAATGGAAAAAAATTTTACCTCGGTCATGGCGA
Coding sequences within:
- a CDS encoding M1 family metallopeptidase: MQNRSGRLKCAGYLLLFFIIPHSYSQAYFQQEVNYKIDVKLDDVKHELTAFETIEYINNSPDELSYIYFHLWPNAYKNLNTALARQLLENGSTAFYFSKEEDKGYIDQLDFRINGNSALLIPDPQMIDIGKLILQDRLKPGEKITITTPFHVKIPNGMFSRMGHEGQQYQITQWYPKPAVYDKDGWHPMPYLDQGEFYSEFGSFDVAISVPGNYVVGATGDLQDEEEKHWMNKKAMDALAYEKFPETDSFPKSDAQVKTIHYKQNNIHDFAWFCDKRYNVMKSEVDLPHTHRKVTTWALFTNSEARTWKNATQYINDALYHYSLWNGDYPYNNCTAVDGALSAGGGMEYPTITIIGETRSAFALDNVITHEVGHNWFYGILGSNERMHAWMDEGINTFNESRYMQKKYPDATITSEGKPKHDLLDLSRYPRKHEGYLIYAFSATVKLDEPCDQPAEQYSKINYAGDVYSKTGMAFNYLMAYLGEDVMDKAMQQYFETWKFRHPQPNDLKKILEEVSGKELGWFFEDLIKTTKKLDYKIMSYKQLNNGSFDIVLKNTGEIKSPVSICGIIDGKLRAQVWYDGFTGEQTVGFPPGKFDAFKIDFSENMPEINRNNNTIRTHGLFKKTEPLKPQLFVSLDNPDKTQMFFTPVMGWNNYNKSMLGVAFYNITVPEKRFEYALLPMYGFGNRELAGYGSMYANFYPDKLVQRISIGANAARFAYSDHPFTLNFNKVAPQIEFIFRNRSSRNPIKQSIKLRSVNIFIDTYTADHKFSPPIYSPDNESYTINQVLFTRENTRVINPFSLIIDLQQSIDFIKTSIEAKYEITLKGKNKSIDLRFFAGSFLDNSSPNAGLYRFRTSGWTGSQDYMYDHIFPGRTEGSGLLSQQFVERDGGFKTLAFVGQTVQWLTTVNIKSSIPGILPIRLYGDIGITADDARLNNTVLYDAGIDLSIIKNVCEIYFPLVLCDDFKTTFDVNNIKYSERIRFTLNINLLNPITFIKNFKI